Proteins from one Candida orthopsilosis Co 90-125, chromosome 2 draft sequence genomic window:
- a CDS encoding Phr2 glycosidase has translation MLFKSLISSAFIAATSLITTAAAEDLPTVEIVGNKFFYSNNGSQFFMRGIAYQQNNLNSSDSFIDPLADPETCKRDIPYLAAVNTNVIRVYALDVEADHTECMEALQEAGIYIIADLSQPDESINRKDPQWTLDLFQRYTSVVDAFHNYTNVLGFFAGNEVTNDETNTDASAFVKAAIRDTKAYMKAKDYRSIPVGYSSNDHSGIRVALADYFACGDEDERADFFGINNYEWCGKSSYKSSGYETATEDYKDLGIPIFFSEYGCNEVTPRLFTEVGAIFGDEMTDVWSGGIVYLYFEEENNYGLVSIKDGKVSTLDDYNNYKSEILKISPSSAQASAESASGTGVTSCPTSTSVWSAATELPPTPDKEICDCMANALKCVVSDKVDSDDYADMYSYVCAKIDCGGISANGTTGKYGAYSPCSAKDKLSFVLNLYYEDQNENESACSFDGSGSLKKSATTASSCSAYLKSAGSSGLGSVEGSVRTDTSEESDTNGGGKQNSGSSSGGSGSSSSSGSSSSGSSTSSGKSSDGVAGGMIGVSTLTKLGAVAISMVLGFSFVLI, from the coding sequence ATGTTGTTTAAATCGCTAATTTCATCGGCTTTTATAGCTGCTACTTCATTAATCACcactgctgctgctgaaGATTTACCAacagttgaaattgttggtaACAAGTTTTTCTACTCAAACAATGGttctcaattttttatGAGAGGTATTgcttatcaacaaaataactTGAATTCTTCTGATTCATTTATTGATCCATTGGCTGATCCAGAAACTTGTAAAAGAGATATTCCATATTTGGCTGCTGTCAACACCAACGTTATTAGAGTCTATGCTTTGGATGTAGAAGCAGACCATACTGAATGTATGGAAGCTTTACAGGAAGCTGGTATTTACATTATTGCTGATTTATCTCAACCTGATGAATCTATCAACAGAAAAGATCCTCAATGGactttggatttgtttcaaagatATACTtcagttgttgatgctttCCACAACTATACCAATGTTTTGGGTTTCTTTGCCGGTAATGAAGTTAccaatgatgaaacaaACACTGATGCCTCTGCTTTTGTTAAAGCTGCCATTAGAGATACCAAGGCTTATATGAAGGCCAAGGACTATAGATCTATTCCAGTTGGttattcatcaaatgatcATTCTGGTATTAGAGTTGCTTTAGCTGACTATTTCGCTTgtggtgatgaagatgaaagaGCTGATTTCTTTGGTATCAACAATTATGAATGGTGTGGTAAATCAAGTTACAAATCGTCTGGTTATGAAACTGCCACTGAAGATTACAAAGATTTGGGTAttccaattttcttttcagaATATGGGTGTAATGAAGTTACTCCAAGATTATTTACTGAAGTTGGTGCTatctttggtgatgaaatgaCTGATGTTTGGTCTGGTGGTATTGTTTACttgtattttgaagaagaaaacaattACGGTTTAGTTTCAATTAAAGATGGTAAagtttcaactttggatGATTATAATAACTATAAATCAGAAATCTTGAAGATTAGCCCATCATCTGCTCAAGCTTCTGCTGAAAGTGCTAGTGGAACTGGTGTCACTTCATGTCCTACTTCAACTTCAGTTTGGAGTGCTGCTACTGAATTACCACCAACTCCAGATAAGGAAATTTGTGACTGTATGGCCAATGCATTAAAATGTGTTGTTTctgataaagttgatagTGATGATTATGCTGACATGTACAGTTATGTATGTGCCAAGATCGATTGTGGTGGTATTAGTGCTAATGGTACCACTGGTAAGTACGGTGCTTATTCACCATGTTCCGCCAAGGACAAGTTgtcatttgttttgaatctTTATTATGAAgatcaaaatgaaaatgaatctGCTTGTAGTTTTGATGGTTCTGGttcattgaagaagagTGCTACCACTGCTTCCTCATGTTCTGcttatttgaaatcagcTGGTTCTTCAGGTTTGGGATCTGTTGAAGGTTCAGTCAGAACTGATACTTCAGAAGAATCCGATACCAATGGAGGTGGAAAACAAAACTCTGGTTCTTCTTCTGGTGGTTCTGGTTCCTCCTCATCTAGTGGATCTTCATCAAGTGGATCATCTACTAGTTCAGGAAAATCAAGTGATGGTGTTGCTGGTGGTATGATTGGTGTTTCTACCTTGACTAAATTGGGAGCTGttgcaatttcaatggTTCTTGGTTTCAGTTTCGTCTTGATTTAA